One region of Mycolicibacterium rhodesiae NBB3 genomic DNA includes:
- a CDS encoding GuaB3 family IMP dehydrogenase-related protein: MRDMVEIGMGRTARRTYELDDINIVPSRRTRSSQDVSTAWQLDAYRFEIPVVAHPTDALVSPEFAIELGRLGGLGVLNGEGLIGRHADVEEKIAEVLETAAAASDESSAIRLLQQLHAAPLDPDLLGAAVARIRDAGVTTAVRVSPQNAQALTPALVAAGVDLLVIQGTIISAERVAQDHGVGEPLNLKTFISELDIPVVAGGVLDHRTALHLMRTGAAGVIVGYGSTRGVTTSDEVLGISVPMATAIADAAAARREYLDETGGRYVHVLADGDIHTSGDLAKAIACGADAVVLGTPLATAAEALGDGWFWPAAAAHPSLPRGALLQVALGERPSLGQVLTGPSDDPFGSLNLVGGLRRSMAKAGYCDLKEFQKVGLTVGA, from the coding sequence ATGCGTGACATGGTTGAGATCGGCATGGGCCGAACCGCCCGCCGCACTTACGAACTCGACGACATCAACATCGTGCCGTCGCGCCGCACCAGATCGTCCCAGGACGTCTCGACGGCTTGGCAGTTGGATGCGTACCGGTTCGAGATCCCGGTGGTCGCGCATCCGACCGATGCGCTGGTGTCACCGGAGTTCGCCATCGAACTGGGTCGTCTCGGCGGCCTCGGGGTGCTGAACGGCGAGGGTCTTATCGGCAGGCACGCTGACGTGGAGGAGAAGATCGCCGAGGTCTTGGAGACCGCAGCGGCCGCGTCCGATGAGTCGTCTGCGATCCGTCTGCTCCAACAACTGCATGCCGCACCGCTGGACCCCGACCTGCTGGGGGCCGCGGTCGCGCGGATCCGCGACGCCGGGGTGACGACGGCGGTGCGGGTCAGCCCTCAGAATGCCCAGGCGTTGACGCCGGCTCTGGTCGCGGCGGGCGTCGACCTGCTGGTCATCCAGGGCACGATCATCTCGGCCGAGCGGGTCGCCCAGGATCACGGTGTCGGCGAACCGCTGAACCTCAAGACCTTCATTTCCGAACTCGACATCCCCGTGGTGGCGGGCGGTGTGCTCGACCACCGCACCGCACTGCACCTGATGCGTACCGGTGCGGCGGGCGTCATCGTCGGCTACGGCTCGACCCGCGGCGTCACCACCAGCGACGAGGTGTTGGGCATCAGCGTGCCGATGGCTACCGCGATCGCCGACGCCGCCGCCGCCCGCCGCGAATACCTCGACGAGACCGGCGGACGCTACGTGCACGTGCTTGCCGACGGTGACATCCACACCTCCGGCGATCTGGCCAAAGCGATTGCCTGCGGCGCCGACGCCGTCGTGCTCGGCACTCCGCTGGCCACAGCTGCCGAGGCGCTGGGTGACGGCTGGTTCTGGCCGGCGGCCGCCGCGCACCCGTCGCTGCCGCGCGGTGCTCTGCTACAGGTGGCGCTCGGTGAGCGGCCGTCGCTTGGTCAAGTGCTCACCGGTCCGTCCGACGACCCGTTCGGTTCGTTGAACCTGGTCGGCGGCCTGCGCCGGTCGATGGCCAAGGCGGGCTACTGCGATCTCAAGGAATTTCAGAAGGTCGGCCTGACCGTCGGCGCATAG
- the guaB gene encoding IMP dehydrogenase produces MSIAESSLPLAVPVPTGGDDPTKIAMLGLTFDDVLLLPAASDVVPATADTSSQLTRRIRLRVPLVSSAMDTVTESRMAIAMARAGGMGVLHRNLPVAEQAGQVETVKRSEAGMVTDPVTCSPDNTLAEVDAMCARFRISGLPVVDATGSLVGIITNRDMRFEVDQSKPVSEVMTKAPLITAQEGVSAEAALGLLRRHKIEKLPIVDGNGKLTGLITVKDFVKTEQFPLATKDSDGRLLVGAAVGVGDDAWTRAMTLVDAGVDVLIVDTAHAHNRGVLDMVHRVKVAVGERVDVIGGNVATRSAAAALVDAGADAVKVGVGPGSICTTRVVAGVGAPQITAILEAVAACAPKGIPVIADGGLQYSGDIAKALAAGASTAMLGSLLAGTAESPGELIFVNGKQFKSYRGMGSLGAMAGRAGARSFSKDRYFQDDALSEDKLVPEGIEGRVPFRGPLSTVIHQLTGGLRAAMGYTGSATIEHLQQAQFVQITAAGLKESHPHDIAMTVEAPNYYAR; encoded by the coding sequence ATGTCGATCGCCGAAAGCAGCCTTCCTTTGGCCGTTCCGGTGCCCACCGGTGGCGACGATCCCACGAAGATCGCGATGCTAGGCCTGACCTTCGACGATGTGCTGCTGCTGCCCGCAGCGTCAGATGTGGTCCCCGCCACAGCCGACACCTCCAGCCAGCTGACCAGACGCATCCGTCTGAGGGTCCCGCTCGTCAGCTCGGCGATGGACACCGTGACCGAATCGAGGATGGCCATCGCGATGGCCCGCGCCGGCGGCATGGGTGTCCTGCACCGCAACCTGCCCGTCGCCGAACAGGCCGGCCAGGTCGAGACGGTCAAGCGCTCCGAGGCGGGCATGGTCACCGACCCGGTGACGTGCTCACCGGACAACACGCTCGCCGAGGTCGACGCGATGTGTGCGCGGTTCCGCATCTCGGGGCTGCCCGTCGTCGACGCCACCGGCTCACTGGTCGGCATCATCACCAACCGCGATATGCGCTTTGAGGTCGACCAGTCCAAGCCGGTGTCCGAGGTGATGACCAAGGCGCCGTTGATCACTGCGCAGGAAGGTGTTTCGGCCGAAGCCGCGCTAGGTCTGTTGCGCCGCCACAAGATTGAGAAGCTGCCGATCGTCGACGGAAACGGCAAGCTGACCGGACTCATCACCGTCAAGGACTTCGTCAAGACCGAGCAGTTTCCGCTTGCCACCAAGGACAGCGACGGCCGGCTGCTCGTCGGCGCCGCGGTGGGTGTCGGCGATGACGCGTGGACGCGGGCTATGACGCTGGTCGACGCGGGAGTCGACGTGCTCATCGTGGACACTGCCCACGCTCACAACCGCGGCGTGTTGGACATGGTGCACCGCGTGAAGGTGGCGGTCGGCGAACGCGTCGACGTGATCGGCGGTAACGTCGCCACCCGCTCCGCGGCGGCCGCTCTGGTCGACGCGGGCGCCGATGCCGTGAAAGTCGGTGTCGGTCCGGGTTCGATCTGCACCACCCGCGTGGTGGCGGGTGTCGGAGCCCCGCAGATCACCGCGATTCTGGAGGCTGTTGCCGCGTGCGCGCCCAAGGGCATCCCGGTCATCGCCGACGGCGGCCTGCAGTATTCCGGTGACATCGCCAAGGCGCTGGCCGCCGGTGCGTCGACCGCCATGCTGGGCTCGCTTCTGGCCGGCACCGCCGAATCCCCGGGCGAGTTGATCTTCGTCAACGGCAAGCAGTTCAAGAGCTACCGCGGCATGGGCTCATTGGGCGCTATGGCCGGGCGCGCGGGCGCCAGGTCGTTCTCGAAGGACCGCTACTTCCAGGATGACGCGCTTTCCGAGGACAAGCTGGTGCCGGAAGGTATCGAGGGACGGGTGCCGTTCCGCGGTCCGCTGTCGACAGTCATTCATCAACTCACCGGTGGGCTGCGCGCCGCGATGGGCTACACGGGCTCGGCGACCATCGAGCATCTGCAGCAGGCGCAATTCGTCCAGATCACGGCTGCGGGATTGAAGGAGAGCCACCCGCACGACATCGCCATGACTGTCGAGGCGCCGAACTACTACGCCCGCTGA
- a CDS encoding DUF5319 domain-containing protein yields MRDHLPPGLPPDPFADDPCDPSAALDALEPGQPLDPQERTAVEADLADLAVYEALLAHKGIRGLVVCCDECQQDHYHDWDMLRANLLQLLVDGTVRPHEPAYDPEPDAYVTWDYCRGYADASLNEATTDTDGYR; encoded by the coding sequence GTGCGCGACCACCTCCCGCCGGGTTTGCCGCCCGATCCGTTCGCAGACGACCCGTGCGACCCCTCGGCCGCGCTCGACGCCCTCGAACCGGGGCAGCCACTGGACCCGCAGGAGCGGACCGCGGTCGAGGCCGACCTCGCGGACCTGGCAGTATACGAAGCGTTGTTGGCGCACAAGGGAATTCGCGGCCTGGTGGTGTGCTGCGACGAGTGCCAACAAGACCACTATCACGACTGGGACATGTTGCGCGCCAACCTGCTGCAGCTGCTCGTCGACGGCACGGTCCGACCGCATGAGCCCGCCTACGATCCCGAACCCGACGCCTACGTCACCTGGGACTATTGCCGCGGATACGCCGATGCCTCACTCAACGAGGCCACGACGGACACCGACGGGTATCGCTGA
- a CDS encoding anti-sigma-D factor RsdA: MPDFGRFTPSGGDPSLNEINRSDRFLDALASQQPVYATDAGEAELMNLLSGWRDEIREKPLTVPVTPRDAVIALDAAQRSRKSSRRMLTLVGSTAAAVLCLGGFVSVVAGSEPGDSLYGLRTMIFGEQQATRDDAVMLASQQLAEVQQLVDQGQWQAAQDKLQTITTTVATVNDDSQKQALVSQWQDLTVKVEAKDAAATLPPDVPPPTFPEVVVVQTPTSSDTTSSETTPPSESTSLPTPTSPLPTSSSPLPTPSGPLPTPSGPLPTPSGPLPTPSVPSPTPTRVPQTAVPPTAEPTSVVTPTVEAPTSSVAQLPPVTTTAVIEQQEAPREVPTATIDVPTATVEVPTATVQAPSPQRESPSVERQAPVTTIIEAPAAGSGSGSEGN, from the coding sequence ATGCCTGACTTCGGACGCTTTACTCCAAGTGGGGGCGACCCGTCGCTCAACGAGATCAACCGGTCGGACCGGTTCCTGGACGCGCTGGCTTCCCAACAGCCGGTGTATGCGACCGATGCCGGCGAGGCCGAGCTGATGAACCTGCTGTCCGGTTGGCGAGACGAAATCCGCGAGAAACCACTGACCGTTCCGGTGACCCCGCGCGACGCGGTGATCGCCTTGGACGCCGCGCAGCGTTCGCGTAAGAGTTCGCGCAGGATGCTGACTCTCGTCGGCTCCACCGCCGCCGCAGTGCTGTGCCTCGGAGGCTTCGTCAGCGTTGTGGCGGGGTCCGAACCGGGCGACTCTCTCTATGGATTGCGCACCATGATTTTCGGTGAGCAGCAGGCGACCCGGGACGACGCGGTCATGCTCGCCTCGCAGCAACTCGCCGAGGTGCAGCAACTGGTGGACCAGGGCCAATGGCAAGCAGCGCAGGACAAGTTGCAGACCATCACCACGACGGTCGCGACGGTCAACGACGATTCGCAAAAGCAGGCATTGGTCAGCCAGTGGCAGGACCTGACGGTGAAGGTCGAGGCGAAGGATGCCGCCGCGACGCTGCCGCCCGACGTGCCACCACCGACCTTCCCTGAGGTGGTCGTGGTGCAGACGCCGACTTCGTCGGATACCACCTCGTCGGAGACGACGCCGCCGTCGGAGAGCACGTCGTTGCCGACACCCACGTCGCCGCTACCGACATCGTCGAGTCCGCTGCCCACGCCGTCGGGTCCGTTGCCGACGCCGTCCGGACCGCTGCCCACCCCGTCGGGTCCGTTGCCCACGCCGTCAGTCCCGTCGCCCACGCCGACCCGGGTCCCGCAGACGGCCGTGCCGCCGACGGCGGAGCCCACTTCCGTGGTGACTCCGACTGTCGAAGCGCCCACTTCGTCGGTGGCGCAGCTGCCGCCGGTGACCACCACGGCCGTCATCGAGCAACAGGAGGCACCGAGGGAAGTGCCGACGGCAACGATCGATGTGCCGACGGCGACGGTCGAGGTGCCGACGGCAACCGTTCAGGCGCCGTCCCCGCAGCGGGAATCACCTTCGGTGGAACGGCAAGCGCCGGTCACGACGATCATCGAGGCACCTGCGGCGGGATCCGGTTCCGGCAGCGAAGGCAATTGA
- a CDS encoding sigma-70 family RNA polymerase sigma factor has translation MTISGEHLDAVVAEAVAGNRDALRRVLETIRPIVVRYCRARVGSAERSGLSADDVAQEVCLAAITALPRYKDQGRPFLAFVYGIAAHKVADAHRAAGRNRSDPTDVVPERFSLDAGPEQMALDSEASARMKQLLAVLPEKQREILILRVVVGMSAEETAEAVGSTAGAVRVAQHRALSRLKEEIMSKGHDHA, from the coding sequence ATGACAATTTCGGGAGAACATCTCGATGCTGTCGTTGCTGAGGCTGTAGCGGGCAATCGAGACGCGCTCCGGAGGGTGCTGGAGACTATTCGTCCCATCGTTGTGCGGTACTGCCGCGCCAGGGTGGGTTCGGCAGAGCGCAGCGGCCTCTCAGCAGATGACGTCGCGCAGGAGGTTTGCTTGGCCGCCATAACGGCGCTGCCGCGCTACAAGGACCAGGGACGACCGTTCCTCGCCTTTGTGTACGGCATCGCGGCGCACAAGGTCGCTGACGCACATCGCGCAGCGGGCAGGAATCGATCCGACCCGACAGATGTCGTGCCGGAACGGTTCTCGCTGGACGCCGGCCCAGAGCAAATGGCGCTCGACTCGGAAGCATCGGCCAGGATGAAGCAGTTGCTGGCCGTGCTGCCCGAGAAGCAACGCGAAATCCTGATCCTGCGCGTGGTCGTCGGCATGAGTGCCGAGGAGACCGCCGAGGCGGTCGGAAGTACAGCGGGTGCCGTACGAGTCGCTCAGCACCGTGCATTGTCACGGCTGAAGGAAGAGATCATGTCGAAGGGGCACGACCATGCCTGA
- a CDS encoding WhiB family transcriptional regulator, whose amino-acid sequence MPQPQQLPGPNADIWDWQIAGLCRGVDSSMFFHPDGERGRARAQREMRAKEMCRSCPVIAQCRSHALAVGEPYGIWGGLSESERELLLKRGIRRAS is encoded by the coding sequence ATGCCACAGCCGCAACAGCTTCCCGGACCCAATGCTGACATCTGGGATTGGCAGATCGCCGGTCTATGCCGGGGCGTCGATTCATCCATGTTCTTCCATCCCGACGGTGAACGGGGACGGGCTCGTGCACAGCGCGAGATGCGCGCCAAGGAGATGTGCCGCAGCTGCCCGGTGATCGCCCAATGCCGCTCCCATGCGCTCGCGGTCGGAGAGCCCTACGGCATCTGGGGCGGACTGTCCGAGTCCGAGCGCGAATTGTTGCTGAAGCGCGGTATCCGGCGCGCCTCGTAG
- a CDS encoding DUF4349 domain-containing protein, which produces MSSTSCRLYRNWVALAITGVASLGLVTACAGSGPSHRDNTVAESKLADGGVAAPEAPPQQEPAPVDDVTRDVVKTASMTISVANTSEAADKAAVLVEDADGRVDSRSENAGSDRGFAQTSVVLRVPVAKLDGVVRELKTLGTVQSAETTAEDVTAQRVDLDARIKALQTSVDRLLAIMRDATDPDALITAEDALSQRQADLDSLRAQREALGDQIEYSTVDVTFMAQTIGGPAPKEYQGFGGQVERGWDNMVFLVGNLVLLFGLMLPWLIVVVIAVALLYGVIRFAGSRRPRTPVVNKPAEESDVDVAQSDSEPHP; this is translated from the coding sequence ATGAGCAGCACATCCTGCAGGTTGTACCGCAACTGGGTGGCGTTGGCGATTACCGGCGTCGCATCATTGGGTCTCGTCACGGCGTGTGCCGGTTCGGGTCCGTCGCACCGCGACAACACTGTTGCCGAATCCAAACTGGCGGACGGCGGTGTCGCCGCGCCTGAGGCTCCACCGCAGCAGGAGCCGGCGCCGGTGGACGACGTGACCCGCGATGTCGTCAAGACCGCGTCGATGACCATCTCGGTAGCCAATACCTCTGAAGCTGCGGACAAGGCGGCCGTGCTGGTGGAGGATGCCGACGGCCGGGTCGACAGCCGCAGCGAGAACGCGGGGTCTGACCGCGGATTCGCCCAGACGTCGGTGGTGCTTCGAGTTCCTGTCGCGAAGCTCGACGGGGTGGTGCGCGAGCTCAAGACGCTGGGAACCGTCCAGTCGGCCGAGACCACGGCAGAGGATGTGACGGCGCAGCGCGTCGACCTCGACGCCCGCATCAAGGCCCTGCAGACCTCAGTGGACCGCCTGCTGGCGATCATGCGCGACGCCACGGATCCCGATGCGCTCATCACCGCCGAAGATGCACTCTCACAGCGGCAAGCCGATCTGGACAGCCTGCGTGCCCAACGCGAAGCGCTCGGCGACCAAATCGAGTACAGCACTGTCGACGTCACCTTCATGGCGCAGACGATTGGGGGGCCGGCGCCCAAGGAGTACCAAGGCTTCGGAGGTCAGGTCGAACGTGGCTGGGACAACATGGTTTTCCTTGTCGGCAATCTGGTGCTGCTGTTCGGCCTGATGCTGCCCTGGTTGATCGTGGTGGTCATCGCCGTCGCACTGCTGTACGGCGTGATCCGGTTCGCGGGATCCCGCCGTCCCAGGACACCCGTCGTGAACAAGCCGGCCGAAGAATCAGACGTGGACGTCGCGCAGTCCGACAGCGAACCGCACCCCTGA
- a CDS encoding NADP-dependent oxidoreductase has protein sequence MRALVARDRESGYSGLTLTEMPYPHAAENDVIVEVHAAGFTPGELDWPGTWTDRAGRDRAPTIPGHEVSGVVAELGYGTTGLTVGQRVFGITDWCRNGTLAEFVAVEARNLAPLSAAVDHAVAAALPISGLTAWQGLFDHGQLRAGQTVVIHGAAGAVGSIALQLALEAGARVIGTGRAADRESAVGLGAEAFVDLDRDQLEDIGEVDMVFDVIGGQILSRSTALVRPGGSLVSIAEPPPDTPDISRAVFFVVEPDRAVLAELEQRLRDGRLRPHVSAIRPLEEAAVAFDPMRRGRGKTIIRVQ, from the coding sequence ATGCGAGCCCTCGTCGCGCGTGACCGCGAATCCGGGTACAGCGGCCTGACCCTGACGGAGATGCCCTATCCGCATGCTGCGGAGAACGACGTCATTGTCGAAGTGCATGCGGCCGGCTTCACACCGGGTGAACTCGACTGGCCGGGTACCTGGACCGACCGTGCAGGCCGTGATCGAGCGCCGACCATTCCCGGCCACGAAGTTTCCGGTGTCGTCGCCGAACTCGGTTATGGGACCACCGGACTGACCGTGGGCCAGCGAGTGTTTGGCATCACCGACTGGTGTCGCAACGGCACACTGGCCGAGTTCGTGGCGGTGGAGGCCCGCAATCTTGCGCCGCTGTCAGCTGCAGTCGATCACGCAGTGGCTGCGGCACTACCGATCTCAGGTCTGACGGCGTGGCAGGGACTGTTCGATCATGGACAGCTACGAGCCGGGCAGACCGTCGTGATTCACGGTGCCGCAGGAGCAGTCGGATCGATCGCCTTGCAGCTGGCGCTGGAGGCAGGGGCGCGGGTGATCGGCACCGGACGGGCCGCTGATCGGGAGAGCGCAGTCGGGCTCGGGGCCGAGGCATTCGTGGACCTGGATCGCGATCAGCTCGAAGACATCGGCGAAGTGGACATGGTCTTCGATGTGATCGGTGGTCAAATCCTTTCTCGCTCAACGGCACTGGTTCGTCCTGGCGGCTCGTTGGTCAGCATCGCCGAACCGCCGCCGGATACGCCCGACATCAGCCGGGCCGTCTTCTTCGTCGTCGAGCCCGATCGCGCGGTGCTCGCCGAACTCGAGCAACGATTGCGAGACGGGCGACTGCGCCCGCATGTCAGCGCGATACGCCCCCTCGAGGAGGCGGCCGTGGCTTTCGACCCGATGCGCCGCGGACGCGGCAAGACAATCATCCGCGTGCAATGA
- a CDS encoding adenylate/guanylate cyclase domain-containing protein has product MERIWQWIWDRYGPRYSWAVCAVAYLMALPNYLVLALIVVALEGSTHFVEAAIVTMVGLPVLVYALVRPGGSRIRPIELWAAGQEADRAKALDATYMVARSAVGRVLVNVVWGASLLVAVGVVVGAGEAKLVQYAILGAAMGAATYLPAVHNLVEALLRPARLSIIGDTGVGDALPRSRPSFATWSAVAVLAVAFAFAVLGATLADVIGRSDEMPVLAVAIGLALTLCFGIPLTVGSVFWPSLKPIRDLAAGTARVAVGDYGQRLPVVQDDDLGALAASFNRMQAGLAERQRLQVAFGSYVDPALAARLLEQGDDVFSGERREVTVMFIDIRDFTPFAEANSAEDTVARLNALFEIVVPAVVQAGGHVNKFLGDGALAVFGAPNDLAEHPDAAVNAAVLIHQRVADRFGGGMRIGIGINTGVVIAGTIGGGSKLEFTLIGDSVNVAARLEQLTKDIDDDILLSEQTVNALTSRPLELIDRGLHPVKGKSTAVRVFGLAER; this is encoded by the coding sequence ATGGAGCGCATTTGGCAGTGGATTTGGGATCGCTACGGGCCGAGGTACTCGTGGGCGGTTTGCGCAGTCGCGTATTTGATGGCCCTGCCGAATTACCTCGTCTTGGCCCTAATCGTCGTGGCACTCGAGGGGTCTACTCACTTTGTCGAAGCGGCAATCGTGACCATGGTCGGACTGCCGGTTCTGGTGTATGCATTAGTGCGACCGGGCGGAAGCCGGATTCGACCTATCGAGCTTTGGGCCGCCGGCCAGGAAGCCGATCGAGCCAAAGCGCTGGACGCCACCTACATGGTTGCCCGCAGTGCGGTCGGCAGGGTGTTGGTCAACGTTGTCTGGGGTGCGTCCCTGCTGGTTGCTGTCGGCGTTGTCGTCGGCGCTGGGGAAGCAAAGCTTGTCCAATACGCGATCCTCGGGGCCGCCATGGGTGCTGCCACCTATCTGCCTGCCGTGCACAACTTGGTGGAAGCGCTCCTGCGGCCTGCCAGGCTTTCCATCATCGGCGACACAGGAGTCGGCGACGCGCTGCCTCGCTCGCGTCCCAGCTTCGCTACTTGGTCGGCCGTGGCCGTACTTGCCGTTGCTTTTGCTTTCGCTGTACTGGGTGCAACTTTGGCGGACGTAATCGGTAGGAGCGATGAGATGCCTGTACTGGCTGTTGCGATTGGGCTCGCATTGACTCTCTGCTTCGGAATTCCACTGACCGTCGGCTCCGTGTTCTGGCCCTCCTTGAAGCCCATACGGGATCTGGCTGCTGGAACCGCCCGTGTTGCAGTGGGTGATTACGGTCAACGACTTCCGGTTGTCCAGGATGACGATTTGGGTGCTCTGGCGGCGTCGTTCAACAGGATGCAAGCGGGTTTGGCTGAGCGGCAACGGCTTCAGGTTGCTTTCGGCTCCTACGTGGATCCGGCACTCGCGGCGCGGCTGCTCGAGCAGGGCGATGACGTGTTCAGCGGGGAGCGGCGCGAGGTGACGGTGATGTTCATCGACATTCGAGACTTCACCCCGTTCGCCGAAGCGAACTCCGCCGAGGATACGGTGGCGCGGCTGAACGCGTTGTTCGAGATCGTGGTGCCCGCGGTGGTGCAGGCCGGGGGACATGTGAACAAGTTTCTCGGTGACGGCGCCTTGGCGGTGTTCGGCGCGCCGAACGATCTGGCTGAGCATCCCGATGCGGCGGTCAACGCAGCGGTGTTGATTCATCAGCGTGTGGCTGATCGCTTTGGTGGTGGGATGCGGATCGGAATCGGCATCAACACCGGCGTGGTGATCGCCGGCACGATCGGGGGCGGCAGCAAGCTGGAGTTCACGCTGATCGGCGACAGCGTCAACGTCGCTGCCCGGCTCGAGCAACTCACGAAGGACATCGATGACGACATCCTGTTGTCCGAACAGACCGTCAACGCCTTGACATCGCGACCGCTCGAGCTCATCGACAGGGGGTTGCACCCCGTCAAAGGTAAGTCAACAGCGGTGAGGGTCTTCGGCCTCGCCGAGCGATGA
- the groL gene encoding chaperonin GroEL (60 kDa chaperone family; promotes refolding of misfolded polypeptides especially under stressful conditions; forms two stacked rings of heptamers to form a barrel-shaped 14mer; ends can be capped by GroES; misfolded proteins enter the barrel where they are refolded when GroES binds): protein MSKQIEFNETARRAMEAGVDKLADAVRVTLGPRGRYVVLAKAYGGPQVTNDGVTVAREIELEDPFENLGAQLVKSVATKTNDVAGDGTTTATVLAQAIVKGGLRQVAAGANPIALGLGIAKAADAASEALLASATPVSDKKGIAQVATVSSRDEQVGELVGEAMTKVGADGVVSVEESSTLNTELEITEGVGFDKGFISAYFITDFDAQEAVLEDALVLLHREKVSSLPDLLPLLEKVAEAGKPLLIVAEDVEGEALSTLVVNAIRKTLKAVAVKAPFFGDRRKAFLDDLAVVTGGQVVNPDVGLVLREVGLDVLGTARRVVVDKDSTVIVDGGGTKDAIEGRKAQLRSEIEASDSDWDREKLEERLAKLSGGVAVIKVGAATETDLKKRKEAVEDAVSAAKAAVEEGIITGGGSALVRARKAVDKVRDDLKGDERIGAEVFSAALSSPLYWIATNAGLDGSVVVNKVSELPDGQGFNAATLEYGDLAADGIVDPVKVTRSAVLNAASVARMVLTTETAIVEKPAEAEDDGHGHGHGHGHHHH from the coding sequence ATGAGCAAGCAGATTGAGTTCAACGAGACTGCGCGCCGCGCAATGGAAGCCGGGGTCGACAAGCTTGCCGACGCGGTACGCGTGACGCTTGGGCCGCGCGGTCGGTACGTGGTCCTTGCCAAGGCCTACGGCGGCCCGCAGGTCACCAACGACGGCGTTACGGTTGCGCGCGAGATCGAGCTGGAGGATCCGTTCGAAAACCTGGGCGCTCAGCTGGTCAAGTCGGTGGCCACCAAGACCAACGACGTGGCAGGCGACGGCACCACTACGGCGACCGTGCTGGCGCAAGCGATCGTGAAGGGCGGGCTGCGGCAGGTGGCCGCGGGCGCCAACCCGATCGCGCTCGGTCTCGGCATCGCCAAGGCCGCCGACGCGGCATCCGAGGCGCTGCTGGCCTCGGCCACGCCGGTGTCGGACAAGAAGGGCATCGCACAGGTCGCCACCGTCAGCTCGCGTGACGAGCAGGTAGGTGAGCTGGTTGGCGAGGCGATGACCAAGGTGGGCGCCGACGGCGTCGTCTCGGTCGAAGAATCATCGACTCTGAACACCGAATTGGAGATCACCGAGGGCGTCGGTTTCGACAAGGGCTTCATCTCGGCGTACTTCATCACCGACTTCGACGCCCAGGAAGCGGTGCTCGAGGACGCGCTGGTGCTACTGCACCGCGAAAAGGTCAGCTCGCTGCCCGACCTGCTGCCGCTGCTCGAGAAGGTCGCCGAGGCCGGTAAGCCGCTGCTGATCGTTGCCGAAGACGTTGAGGGCGAAGCGCTTTCGACGCTGGTCGTCAACGCGATCCGCAAGACACTGAAGGCCGTTGCAGTCAAGGCGCCGTTCTTCGGGGACCGTCGCAAGGCGTTCCTCGACGATCTGGCGGTCGTCACGGGCGGACAGGTCGTCAACCCCGACGTCGGTCTGGTCCTTCGTGAGGTCGGTCTGGACGTGCTCGGCACCGCGCGCCGCGTGGTGGTCGACAAGGACAGCACCGTGATCGTCGACGGCGGTGGCACCAAGGACGCGATCGAGGGCCGCAAGGCTCAGCTGCGCTCTGAGATCGAGGCGTCCGACTCCGACTGGGATCGCGAAAAGCTCGAGGAGCGGCTGGCCAAGCTGTCCGGCGGCGTCGCGGTCATCAAGGTCGGCGCGGCCACCGAGACCGATCTCAAGAAGCGCAAGGAAGCCGTCGAGGATGCGGTATCCGCGGCCAAGGCTGCGGTGGAGGAAGGCATCATCACCGGCGGCGGTTCTGCGCTGGTGCGGGCCCGCAAGGCCGTCGACAAGGTGCGCGACGACCTCAAGGGCGACGAGCGGATCGGTGCCGAGGTGTTCTCCGCGGCACTGTCGTCGCCGCTGTACTGGATCGCCACCAACGCCGGACTGGACGGCTCGGTCGTGGTGAACAAGGTGTCCGAACTGCCCGACGGGCAGGGCTTCAACGCGGCCACGCTCGAGTACGGCGATCTGGCGGCCGACGGCATCGTCGATCCCGTCAAGGTCACCCGGTCGGCGGTGCTGAACGCGGCGTCGGTCGCGCGGATGGTGCTGACCACCGAGACGGCCATCGTGGAAAAGCCGGCCGAGGCGGAGGACGACGGTCATGGCCACGGCCATGGTCACGGTCATCACCACCACTGA
- the groES gene encoding co-chaperone GroES produces MVAVNIKPLEDKILVQANEAETTTASGLVIPDTAKEKPQEGTVVAVGPGRWDEDGEKRIPLDVSEGDTVIYSKYGGTEIKYNGEEYLILSARDVLAVVNK; encoded by the coding sequence ATCGTGGCAGTCAACATCAAGCCACTCGAGGACAAGATCCTCGTACAGGCCAACGAGGCCGAGACCACGACCGCTTCCGGTCTGGTCATTCCCGACACCGCCAAGGAGAAGCCCCAGGAGGGTACCGTCGTCGCAGTCGGCCCCGGCCGCTGGGACGAGGACGGTGAGAAGCGCATCCCCCTGGACGTTTCCGAAGGCGACACCGTCATCTACAGCAAGTACGGCGGCACCGAGATCAAGTACAACGGCGAGGAGTACCTGATTCTCTCCGCCCGCGACGTGCTGGCTGTCGTCAACAAGTAA